CAGTCAGGGCATAGAGTGTGTGCGGAAGGACGTGGCACGCTACATCCAGCGCCGGGACGGCGGCATCCCCAGCGACCCGGACAACATCTACCTCTCCACGGGCGCCAGCGACGCCATCACGGTAGGCCCGCGAGCGGGAGGGCGCGCGCTCTGCCGGAGATTTGGGCTTGTCGGCAGAAAGGTTTGGAAAACCTGGCGAAGGCACCTTATCTGTGAACTGTGTCTCTCACTCCTATCCCCTcacctctgtcctctctctcccccctctccccccctctctcactctcactctcgctcctccaccccttccctctcctctccctctcttccctctctctctcccctctcccctctcccctcctttctctctttctctcttcttcccccttcttcccctcatccctctctccctcttcctctccctctctccctctccctctccctctcctctcttctctctcctctcttccccctccccctcctccctccccaccccctcccctctccctctctctccctctctctccccctctctctctctctcccctctccctcccgctctctccctctctctccctctccccctctctcccctctccccctccccgcccccccctcagacCATGCTGAAGCTGCTGGTGAGCGGCAGCGGCTGCTCGCGCACGGGCGTGCTGATCTCCGTGCCGCAGTACCCGCTGTACTCGGCCGCGCTGGCGGACCTGGGCGCCGTGCGGGTGGACTACTTCCTGGACGAGGCGCGCTGCTGGAGCCTGGACGTGGGCGAGCTGCGCCGGGCGCTGACCGCCGCGCGggagcactgctgcccccgCGCCCTCTGCATCATCAACCCCGGCAACCCCACCGGTGCGCCCCGCGGCCACGCCCCTCAGCGACCGCGTTAACAGCTTAAAATACTCACCAGCTGCATGGAGTGCTACTGCTGCATTAGTGGGCTGTGGGTGATTTTGTGCTGTGGCAGTTTCACCAGTCTTTCCCCATGTCACACACCTAACTTGTCACTGTATATCGCACAATATCACTGGTCCACGCAACACATTTCAGCCAATGGGAATCCAGCACTGGGTATATTGATTGATTATAGCAGTGGAAAAAAAGGCATTGTGATAAACCATGTCcctgcgcgtgtgtctgtgcgctgTGATAGGCCAGGTCCAGAGCAGGCAGTGCATTGAGGACGTGATCCGATTCGCCGCCGAGGAGCACCTCTTCCTGATGGCTGATGAGGTAatatgatgatgtcacaatgggtagggtgggggggggtgtttggaaGCCATTGCTCGCTCTCATTTCTTcacttccttcctcttcctctcagtgGTGTGAAatcaagcatgtgtgtgtgtatgtctctctctctcccaggttTACCAGGACAATGTGTACGCGGAGGGCTGCAAGTTCCACTCCTTTAAAAAGGTGCTGTTTGAGATGGGACCCGAGTACTCCAGCACTGTGGAGCTGGCCTCCTTTCACTCCACCTCCAAGTGCTACATGGGAGAGTGAGTctctccttcgctctctctctctccccactctcccctctctctctctctccttgccctctctctcctctctctgttcatttcatctcatttcaaaacgctttattttaaaatgacctgaAATTGAACGTGCCGTAAATGTAGCAATGAGTGCATACTGCTACAGGGATACTGCAAAAATGCTagtgtctctcacacacacacacacacacacacacacacacacacacacacacacacacacacacacacacacacacacacacacacacacatacacatacacacacacacacacacacacacacactagtgtgTTAATATGAAACGCCCGTTAGTACATTGGCTGGACAGGAAGGCGGTAAACGTGAGGCATGAAGTGTGCTGTGAATATTGGTGGGGTTTAAATTAGCTGAAATTGctcccccctgcgccccccccctcagcgtgactgtgtgcccccccccccctcagcgtGACTGTGTGCCACTCTCCCCTCAGGTGCGGCTTTCGTGGGGGGTACATGGAGGTGATAAACCTGGACCCTGACGTGAAGGCCCAGCTCACCAAACTGGTGTCGGTCCGACTGTGCCCCCCCGTCCCGGGACAGGCGCTGCTGGACCTGGTGGTGAACCCCCCCGAGCTGGGGGAGCCCTCCTACGCCACCTTCATGAAGGTGAGGGCGTTACCAAACACCGCGGAGCACCGGGAGCTCCCGAACGTACCCCAGGACGGTTGTGTGATCATACGGCGTGTGATTGGGTGGAATCGCACGCTCTGCTTCTGTTTGGTCGAGCGGTCCGTGTGTAACCGTGCGGTTCTGTGGTACTgtaacctgcccccccccccccccccaggagcgcACCGCCACCCTGGATGAGCTGGCTCTGAAGGCTCGGCTGACGGAGCAGGCCCTGAACGCGGTCCCGGGGATCAGCTGCAACCCCGTGCAGGGCGCCATGTACTCCTTCCCCCGCATCGCCCTGCCTGAGCGGGCTATCAGGGAGGCCGAGGTGTGcgctgcctccctccctccctccctctctctcatccctctctccatccctctctcactccctctctccatccctccctccctccctccatccctccctcactccatccctccctccatccctctctcctccatccctcctccatccctccctctccatccctctctcactccatccctcctccctccatcctctctcactccatccctccctccctctatcctctctcactccctccatccctctctcccctctactccatccctccatccctctctcactccctctctccatccctccctccctccctccatccctctctcactccctcctccatccctccatccctccctccatccctcctcctctcctctcactccctccctccctccatccccctcctccatccctctctccatccctctctcactccctccctcttcactccctccctctctcactccatccctctcaccccatccctcctcctccctccctcctccctccctttttcactccctccatccctctccactcctcctccctccctccctcctcctccatccctctccactccatccctccctccctctatccctctctcactccctctctccctcactccatccctctctcactccctctctccatccctctctcactccatccctccctccctctatccctctcgcactccctccatccctctctccctctctcactccatccctccctccctctctcactccctccatccctccctctctccctctctccatccctctctccctctctcactccctcactccctctctctttctctctcatcctttcctctctctcatccatcCCGCTATCTtatcgctctctccctctctctcatccctctccctccctctcctcctctgtctctagGAGACGGGCCAGGCCCCAGATATGTTTTACTGCATGAAGCTGCTGGAGGAGACCGGGATCTGCCTGGTCCCTGGCAGTGGCTTCGGACAGAGGGACGGAACCTTTCACTTCAGGTACGCAAGCCCAGTGTGGACGTGTTAGCAGGGGGCGCTCGGGGTCATGAGAGGCAGGTAGAGCGCGTTAGACTGCCGGACCGCTCCTCCGTGGCGGCAGGCTAAGGGTGGCAGTTCGAGCTGGTTTTGCACACCGCCCCGCCGCTCGAGCAGCGCGCGGACGTCGGAGATCACCGCGGCTGACGGCTGTCCCTCTCGTGTCCCCTGCatccctcccctgtctctctgcctccctcccctgtctctctgcctccctcccctgtctctctgcctccctcccctgtctctctgcctccctcccctgtctctctgcctccctcccctgtctctctgcctccctcccctgtctctctgcctccctcccctgtctctctgcctccctcccctgtctctctgcctccctcccctgtctctctgcctccctcccctgtctctctgcctccctcccctgtctctctgcctccctcccctgtctctctgcctcctcccctgtctctctgcctccctccccttgtctctctgcctccctcccctgtctctctgcctccttcccctgtctctctgcctccctcccctgtctctctgcctccctcccctgtctctctgcctccctctgtgtccctgcatcctcctctcctgtctcttctctgcctccctcccctgtctctctgcctccctcccctgtctctctgcctccctcttgTGTCCCCTgcatctctccctgtctctctgcctccctccctgtctctctgcctccctcccctgtctctctgtctctctgcctccctcccctgtctctctgcctccctcccctgtctctctgcctccctctgtgttcccctgcatctctcccctgtctctctgcctccctcccctgtctctctgtctctctgcctccctcccctgtctctctgcctccctctgtgtcccctgcatctctcccctgtctctctgcctccctcccctgtctctctgcatccctcccctgtctctctgcctccctcccctgtctctctgcctccctcccctgtctctctgcctcctcccctgtctctctgcctccctccctgtctctctgcctccctcccctgtctctctgcctccctcccctgtctctctgcctccctcccctgtctctctgcctccctcccctgtctctctgcctccctcccctgtctctctgcatctctcccctgtctctctgcctccctcccctgtctctctgcctccctcccctgtctctctgcctccctcttgTGTCCCCTGCatctctcccctgtctctctgcctccctcccctgtctctctgcctccctcccctgtctctctgcctccctcttgtgtctctctgcctccctcccctgtctctctgcctccctcccctgtctctctgtctctctgcctccctcccctgtctctctgtctctctgcctccctcccctgtctctctgcctccctttGTGTCCCCTGCATCTCTCccgtctctctgcctccctccctgtctctctgcctccctcccctgtctctctgcctcctcttgTGTCCCCTGCATCTCTCccgtctctctgcctccctcccctgtctctctgcctccctcccctgtctctctgtctctctgcctccctcccctgtctctctgcctccctcttgTGTCCCCTGCatctctcccctgtctctctgcctccctcccctgtctctctgcctccctcccctgtctctctgtctctctgcctccctccctgtctctctgtctctctgcctccctcccctgtctctctgcctccctctttgtcccctgcatctctcccctgtctctctgcctccctcccctgtctctctgcctccctccctgtctctctgtctctctgcctccctcccctgtctctctgcctccctcccctgtctctctgcctcctcttgTGTCCCCTGCatccctcccctgtctctctgcctccctccctgtctctctgcctccctccctgtctctctgcctccctccctgtctctctgcatccctcccctgtctctctgcatccctcccctgtctctctgcctccctcccctgtctctctgcatccctcccctgtctctctgcctccctcccctgtctctctgcctccctcccctgtctctctgcctccctccagGATGACCATCCTGCCCCCGACTGAGAAGCTGCAGATCGTCCTGGCCAAGGTGAAGGAGTTCCACCAGAGCTTCACCCAGCGCTACTCCTAGctgcctcgcccccccccagctgcccctcctcccccagctgccccgccccctggggagagagagggcgacaGCGAAAACATCCGCGACGTCCCGTCAAATAATCCgatcttcagcttcatcagctTCATCACCTAGTGCCTCACTGTGGCTCTGACGGTCACCGTGACAACGCACTCTCTTATAGactttgccccccccaccctttttttcctcaaagtaccccccccccccccgtcatgTTGAGTCACCTGTGTCAGCTGCACCCAGCCAGTGTGCCTTATTTTAGTGTCTGTAGACAGTGTAATTACAGTCTGTGTGTTCTCTAAATGGGTCTGTGGGTGTCTGTAGATAGTGTAATTACAGTCTGTGTGTTCTCTAAATGGGTCTGTGGGTGTCTGTAGATAGTGTAATTACAGTCTGTGTGTTCTCTAAATGGGTCTGTGGGTGTCTGTAGATAGTGTAATTACAGTCTGTGTGTTCTCTAAATGggtctgtgagtgtctgtagATAGTGTAATTACAGTCTGTGTGTTCTCTAAATGGGTCTGTGGGTGTCTGTAGATAGTGTAATTACAGTCTGTGTGTTCTCtaaatgggtctgtgtgtgtctgtagataGTGTAATTACAGTCTGTGTGTTCTCtaaatgggtctgtgtgtgtctgtagataGTGTAATTATAGTAGGTGTGTTTTCTGAATGGGGCTCTGGGTGTCTGTAGATACTGTAATCATAGTGGGTGTGTTTTCTGAATGGGGCTCTGGGTGTCTGTAGATAGTGTaattacagtttgtgtgttttctgaatgggtctgtgagtgtctgtagATAGTGTAATTACAGTGTGGTGTGTTCTCTAAATGGGTCTGTAGGTGTCTGTAGATATGGTGTAATTAATTTGTGAGTGGTTTCTGCGGTGTCTGTGTACTGTAAGGGATTGTAGCTACTATCCTGCTAAGTGACACCAATATGCAAGAGCTAAGAGACTGTCCCAggacgcgcacgcacacacacacacacacacacacacacacacacacacacacacacacacacacacttgcactctTTCTCAAGGAGTGGTTTCGCTGAAAACTCTCAGGGATGTGCGGCATTGTTTTCCGATTTTACCAGTGCCTGAAGCAAGTGTTTCAAaacgtgtttgacccaggtcagaTCAGTACACGACTGAAATCGAAACAGCGCCACTACATTACTCGCTACATTCCCGTCTAAGAGTTACTGTTGAACTATCTTGGCGAACAGAAAGAGTTTTTCTGGATCGTTCACAGACATCGGTTAACTGTTCAGCTCTGTTGAAAACACGGTGGTATGCAGCCTCCACCTCCAAATACAGAGCCATGTACTCCTATGGTGTCCAAAATATCTGTTCATGGTCCACTCCGTTTTTGTTTGCCCTAAATGCTTGTATACCTCTTCCATTTCCCTTCCAAGTACACTTGTGTAATATGTTTCTTCAGTATAGGGCACAGGTTCAGATTTTAAGAGGAAATTTACAAAAAGTAAAGTTATGATTTGGCTACTGATGCCATACTGTTCGTTGACAGTTTGCTGTTATTTGAATGAATTTCATTTCTGAGGtccccagcagggggcggcaCAGTTTCAGTAGAGACCTCAAAATGTGTCGTCAGTTTAGAAacaacttatttttattttatttttttttaactgcagagATCCTCACTGTGTGTTTCCTGGTCAGACAACAGAATGTGGAGATTTACAGTAATTAACAGTAATGACAAAAGCAaatttttactgtaaatgtaaagatagaaataaaatggaattgtgTCTTGTCTATCTGTGTTGGGATTTTTCACGTGATGTAAATATGACAGCAAGAGAAGACGCTGTTCTCCCTATGAGTCGGTAGACGTCGTCGGTTGTGCAATGCAGCCTGTTCAGACAAGGCCACTCAGACTGTAATAATGCTGCTTTCTGCCACACCTTCCACTTAAAGTATTAAATTGTAGATTATGGGTGTGTTTACGGAAAAGGGAGATTTAGGTCATCAGTCGTGGTGTTTGTTAAGGAGGAATTTAAGTATGACCAACATTATCCACTGAGGGTACTACATTGCtgttaatgtgaaaataatagtagtaataataatttaaaaaaataataataataatagtatcaATAATGATAATTTAGTCAATGGCAAGCATCCTGATTGTTCAGTTGTGCTATTTTGCCTTGTGTGAACAGCAAAAGACTTAATGTTTTAAACTCAGGTCAGGTGATGTTGCATTGCATCTTGGGAACTTACTGTGCCCCAGGAAAatggcagaggaggaggagggctgaTATAGacaatgatgtcacaaaggaaTAGAGTGAGAGGATCCGTTTCCTGGGAGTGCTGGTTGCGTGCTGTCGCCATCAGTTATTCGCTGAGAATCTGCTTTCATTTCGAGCAGCAATGATCACATGACATTGCTTTTCTTCTCTGAATTTCTGGACTCAGTGGCAATCATAAATATCATATTTTGCTTAAAGGTTTAagaaagtgtttgtgtatgtatgtactgtgtaatgtgtgtgtatatattaaaCATGGGACAAATATGCCTTATTAGTATTATACTCCCTGTTAGATCTCAAAGTTCTTGCCGAAGGAAGACATCACAACACGTACCAATTATCAATCTGGAAGGACTTGTTCTTGGAGCAATAGCTGCCAACCTCAGGTTGAAACCATATTAAACCTCCACACCACAGAACTACACTGCAACTGGAACACCACCTTATCCTGCAAATCCGGAGGAGCTGTTCCAGTTTTGTGGTCTTGTGTTTTAAATTGCTAAGTTGGTGGGCTTGGGCCCTTGATTCCAAAATGAatcatgggtttttttttttttttgtgctctgtttttaaacacaatggCACAGAACTTTGTAGTTCAGCTGAGGGAAGTGAAAATCGAATCTCCAAAAAGCAGTATGATTTAGCAATGCTAAATTTATcaatgctatatatatatatatatatatatatatatatatatatatataggctgcTATTTATGAACTGAAAGGTGATGCAATAGACGGCATGAGTATAATTGCAGGGTCCGCCTGTTTTTGGGtttattaaaacaacaaaattattttcagtctcCTAGCCTTGTAGCTACCCCTTCGCGGGACATGGCATGTCGTGAAAGTTTTCACCAATTGCTGCCAGCACTCTCTTGTACTGTGCGGACAGTAGGGTGCCACTGGCATGGAGAACGCCAGTGGGGAGTTCGGTTCTGCTTTTACAATACCACGGTCTCACAGCaaactcatgcgcacacacacacacacacacaataacaccaTGTTTAATTGTGTAACACGCTACACATATTCACAGTCTGTAAATGATATCTAGCTTGGGCctgagaggaacaggaagtgagaatcATATTAAAGGGAGCTGGACTCTCgtaacagacatgcacacacatagacacctGTCACACACGCATGGCTCCCGCATGGCGACTCTTCCTCtccatcatcatcctcacacTTCCCCCTGTATTACCAGGTAGGACTCGTTTCTCACACTGTATACTGAATACTGGTGCATTGTAGCAGTCTGTGCCATAAACTTCAATGAAGGAGTTATACTGAAGTCTCTAATTTACACGACTAAAATATGAGTATGATGTGAttgataaattattaattttatttatttatttatttgcaatcaGAGTATAActcataaacataaacagaccATATTTGGAATTCAGGTGCTTCTCTATTTGCTTActcttggaggggggggggttattttattttaatttttcagacttaaaaaaaatgcatttttcaagaAACTTTGCAAAAAATGAACGATAAAAGCATGCCCACCTGCTGGAAGTGAGGACTTAGCCACAGGCAGTGAAGCtctactaaaataataataaaactggaAGGAAACCTCAGGACGCTTGTTTGCATTCCACATTTTCTGCTGCTCCCCCTCAGAAATTGCTGCATTTTAAAGCCTCCACCTGTGACGGTCGTCCAGAGAGCGGGTTCTAAAATATCTTGGTGTCAGGTCGGGCGTCTAACTGtaatttaatattcatatttagcTGCCTTCCTAAGTTAGAGGGTCTGCTAGttgactgtaatgtaaaactTCAACTGCTGAAAGCTGCTTTCAATTACTAGAATCCGTGGTATTGGAACACGGTCCTGAATAAACTGGATCACTCATCTCAGTGAATGATTTAGAAAGCAGGGTAACTGCAATAAAGGAACTGAAGTGTAAATGCTTTTAATCTCTGTTTTCTTGTACCATTGCTTTTACGCTGTAGCGCCTTACTgtcgtgtgtgtctgcagtgatACTGAGTGTCTGATGTCTGCCTCTTTATCTGGCCTCTGttataaatagattttaattttACCCGGAAACACGTATCAAAAAAGGAAACCGCGACCGCTTTTCAGGGTTCCGCTCGCAGCTGGCAAAATTTTCCTCGGACCAGCTCCTTCGACTGTTCAGTGGCAGTTTACTCCGTCCCTCACAAGTCACGGCgaacaaaactgaaactgaactaGACGAAAATCGAAACTCGGTGCGTGCTCCCAATGGCTTGAGCCAATTAACTCAGGGTAGCCATTTTGAGGCGACCATTTTAGCTGTGTTTGCGTGGGTGTGGATGAGACCGCCCTCGTTCATGTCTTTACACATAGGGGACATGGCCAGTTAGCATATTTCTTTTGGTGTATTAGAATGAATGAAAGGGGTAACTAACTGAATGTggaaaaatgtagttttttagAGTTAGCAACTTTTTACACATGGCACCCCACATGAtgaagtgtgtgtttctgtctgcagGTGCTGGTGCTGTGTCCACAGTGAGTAAAGTAGCAGTACAGAGCGGAAGATCTGTCACCATCCCATGTCACTATGATAGgaaatatgaaaagcatgtgAAATACTGGTGTAGTGGGACACCGTGGCATAGATGTTCTTTTGTAGTGCGCACTGACTCTCCAAAAGTTGAAGGTGAAACGTCAATCACTGATGACCCCGACAATCATGTGTTCACTGTTACCATGGCAAAGCTGAAGACAGAGGACTCTGAATATTACTGGTGTGCTGTAGAGATCGGGAATAATTTGATTGTAGATGAAAGCAAGTatctgtacctgtctgtcaccGCAGGTAAGATGGCTGCCGCACACCCTGCACTCAGCGAGGCCGTCTTCCTCTTAATGACACCTCCTTCATCTTCACTTTTCCCAGTGTGTTCAGACCGTAAGCTGCACCACGCTTTCTAATGTAGActgagatacattttttttcaaatcttgTGAAAGTGTAGGCCTGTGATATTAAAAATATCATTGTTACTCTGCCAAACCCTTGGTTGACTACACGTAAAAAATGACAGTGTGGTGCCAAcattatttgccattttttgaAGCCTGACTCCCAGTATATATCCATGAGAGcatgaaatttattttagtcTGCAAATTACTTTTTACTTTGGATTTGGGGATTTCGGGGGTAAATTCAGAGATGCaatgctttatatttttgtttttattctgtggTGTTCAGGCACTCCTGGACTCCGGGTTGACCAGCAGGAGGTGACCGGTGTGGAAGGgggctgtgtcagtgtgcagtgccACTATAATGAATCGAGCAGCATGAAGAAGTGGTGCAGGGCTGAGGGCTCCTGTGTGGAAGTGAATTCTAATAAATCTGAAAGAGCAGAGATCAAAGATA
This is a stretch of genomic DNA from Anguilla rostrata isolate EN2019 chromosome 4, ASM1855537v3, whole genome shotgun sequence. It encodes these proteins:
- the LOC135253994 gene encoding alanine aminotransferase 2-like isoform X3 — translated: MTENGVHSHRERVLTADTMNPNVKKVEYAVRGPIVQRALQIEKELKAGAKKPFSEVIKANIGDAHAMGQRPITFFRQVMAMCMYPELLDDNKFPEDAKNRARRILQSCGGCSIGAYSASQGIECVRKDVARYIQRRDGGIPSDPDNIYLSTGASDAITTMLKLLVSGSGCSRTGVLISVPQYPLYSAALADLGAVRVDYFLDEARCWSLDVGELRRALTAAREHCCPRALCIINPGNPTGQVQSRQCIEDVIRFAAEEHLFLMADEVYQDNVYAEGCKFHSFKKVLFEMGPEYSSTVELASFHSTSKCYMGECGFRGGYMEVINLDPDVKAQLTKLVSVRLCPPVPGQALLDLVVNPPELGEPSYATFMKERTATLDELALKARLTEQALNAVPGISCNPVQGAMYSFPRIALPERAIREAEETGQAPDMFYCMKLLEETGICLVPGSGFGQRDGTFHFRMTILPPTEKLQIVLAKVKEFHQSFTQRYS
- the LOC135253994 gene encoding alanine aminotransferase 2-like isoform X1, which produces MDRIQMGGTGAGSIFVPYSLPLRGVESPPKNSRDGLSWTEKERGRGTSCEPTKRSLSVFFAIRCGSVEPTMTENGVHSHRERVLTADTMNPNVKKVEYAVRGPIVQRALQIEKELKAGAKKPFSEVIKANIGDAHAMGQRPITFFRQVMAMCMYPELLDDNKFPEDAKNRARRILQSCGGCSIGAYSASQGIECVRKDVARYIQRRDGGIPSDPDNIYLSTGASDAITTMLKLLVSGSGCSRTGVLISVPQYPLYSAALADLGAVRVDYFLDEARCWSLDVGELRRALTAAREHCCPRALCIINPGNPTGQVQSRQCIEDVIRFAAEEHLFLMADEVYQDNVYAEGCKFHSFKKVLFEMGPEYSSTVELASFHSTSKCYMGECGFRGGYMEVINLDPDVKAQLTKLVSVRLCPPVPGQALLDLVVNPPELGEPSYATFMKERTATLDELALKARLTEQALNAVPGISCNPVQGAMYSFPRIALPERAIREAEETGQAPDMFYCMKLLEETGICLVPGSGFGQRDGTFHFRMTILPPTEKLQIVLAKVKEFHQSFTQRYS
- the LOC135254003 gene encoding polymeric immunoglobulin receptor-like isoform X2, with amino-acid sequence MAPAWRLFLSIIILTLPPVLPGAGAVSTVSKVAVQSGRSVTIPCHYDRKYEKHVKYWCSGTPWHRCSFVVRTDSPKVEGETSITDDPDNHVFTVTMAKLKTEDSEYYWCAVEIGNNLIVDESKYLYLSVTAGTPGLRVDQQEVTGVEGGCVSVQCHYNESSSMKKWCRAEGSCVEVNSNKSERAEIKDNRSENVFIVTMRELNREDTGWYWCAAGELQIPVHINVTQKTTTPTVTTPI
- the LOC135253994 gene encoding alanine aminotransferase 2-like isoform X2; translation: MPKVPRQAAGRLAVLATWRSLSVFFAIRCGSVEPTMTENGVHSHRERVLTADTMNPNVKKVEYAVRGPIVQRALQIEKELKAGAKKPFSEVIKANIGDAHAMGQRPITFFRQVMAMCMYPELLDDNKFPEDAKNRARRILQSCGGCSIGAYSASQGIECVRKDVARYIQRRDGGIPSDPDNIYLSTGASDAITTMLKLLVSGSGCSRTGVLISVPQYPLYSAALADLGAVRVDYFLDEARCWSLDVGELRRALTAAREHCCPRALCIINPGNPTGQVQSRQCIEDVIRFAAEEHLFLMADEVYQDNVYAEGCKFHSFKKVLFEMGPEYSSTVELASFHSTSKCYMGECGFRGGYMEVINLDPDVKAQLTKLVSVRLCPPVPGQALLDLVVNPPELGEPSYATFMKERTATLDELALKARLTEQALNAVPGISCNPVQGAMYSFPRIALPERAIREAEETGQAPDMFYCMKLLEETGICLVPGSGFGQRDGTFHFRMTILPPTEKLQIVLAKVKEFHQSFTQRYS